From the Solanum lycopersicum chromosome 10, SLM_r2.1 genome, one window contains:
- the LOC101253643 gene encoding subtilisin-like protease SBT3, protein MPKILATHQNWHSYIIDTVKIEAPTTRNTHHPLPKLLYSYDSVLHGFSAVLSKDEIEALEKSPGFVSAYKDRPVEAHTTHSPEFLKLNPASGLWPASGFGEDVIIRVLDTGVWPESASFRDDGLSAIPKRWKGICKPGTDFNSSLCNRKLIGANYFNKGLLASDPTIVLSMNSARDTRGHGTHVASIAAGSPVKGVSYFGYAPGTARGIASRARLAVYKFSFEEGTVTSDLIAAMDQAVADGVDVISISYGYGFGPLYEDAIAIASFGAMMKGVSVSASAGNNGPEMGTLSNGFPWIFTVASGSTDRSFSGTITLGNGLKITGFSLFPVKTNNNDFDLVYNGSLSTCDSSDDLALVPNKARSITLCYSTSQEDLSVSDQMGAISEAKFGGAYVYGDPDVLSSNYFTTPGAVISSKDWKKVVDYAKTSAKPKVSISLQETHFSVKPAPVVSTFSSRGPSLSYLRVAKPDIMAPGELILAAWPSNTSAAVIGVNTFLNSDYSLLSGTSMAAPHISGIAAMLKGVHPDWSPSAIRSAMMTTANPLDNTEKPIKTMDYLRTSYATSLSMGAGLVDTYCYISFSQFHNVSDVYNVEIHCIIL, encoded by the coding sequence ATGCCTAAAATCTTAGCGACTCACCAAAACTGGCATTCTTACATTATTGATACCGTCAAGATTGAAGCTCCCACTACACGAAATACCCACCATCCACTTCCAAAGCTTCTTTATTCTTATGACAGTGTCCTTCATGGCTTCAGTGCTGTGTTGTCTAAAGATGAAATCGAAGCACTCGAGAAGTCTCCAGGCTTTGTTTCAGCTTATAAAGACAGGCCTGTTGAAGCTCACACTACACATTCCCCTGAGTTTCTTAAGCTTAATCCTGCTTCAGGGCTATGGCCGGCGTCTGGTTTTGGTGAAGATGTGATCATCCGTGTACTCGACACTGGTGTCTGGCCAGAATCTGCTAGTTTCAGAGATGATGGACTATCTGCAATACCAAAAAGGTGGAAGGGAATTTGCAAGCCAGGAACAGATTTCAATTCTTCATTGTGCAACAGGAAACTCATTGGAGCGAATTATTTCAATAAGGGGCTTTTGGCTAGCGATCCTACTATCGTCCTTTCCATGAATTCTGCAAGAGATACGAGAGGTCATGGCACTCATGTTGCTTCCATTGCTGCTGGTAGTCCTGTAAAAGGAGTTTCATATTTTGGATATGCTCCTGGAACAGCAAGAGGTATTGCGTCACGAGCTAGGCTTGCTGTGTATAAGTTTAGCTTTGAAGAAGGGACTGTCACTTCTGATTTAATTGCTGCTATGGACCAAGCGGTTGCAGATGGCGTTGACGTAATATCAATTTCTTATGGGTATGGATTTGGTCCACTGTATGAAGATGCTATTGCAATAGCTTCTTTTGGTGCCATGATGAAGGGTGTGTCAGTCTCTGCTTCAGCTGGGAATAATGGTCCTGAAATGGGAACTTTATCCAATGGATTCCCCTGGATCTTTACTGTGGCATCAGGCAGTACTGACCGATCATTTTCGGGGACTATAACTTTAGGGAATGGCTTAAAGATTACTGGATTTAGCTTGTTTCCAGTGAAAACCAACAACAACGATTTTGATTTGGTTTACAATGGAAGCCTATCCACTTGTGATTCGTCTGATGATTTAGCCCTAGTCCCTAATAAAGCACGTAGCATCACTCTTTGTTATAGCACTTCACAAGAAGACTTATCAGTCTCTGATCAAATGGGGGCTATCTCAGAGGCAAAATTTGGAGGCGCATATGTTTATGGAGATCCGGATGTATTGTCATCCAATTATTTTACGACTCCTGGAGCTGTAATCAGCAGTAAGGATTGGAAAAAGGTGGTAGACTATGCAAAAACAAGTGCTAAACCAAAAGTCAGCATCAGTTTACAGGAAACACATTTTTCTGTTAAGCCTGCTCCAGTTGTTTCGACATTTTCCTCGAGAGGCCCCTCTCTAAGCTATCTACGAGTTGCAAAGCCAGATATTATGGCACCAGGGGAGTTAATTTTAGCAGCCTGGCCATCGAACACTTCAGCTGCAGTCATTGGTGTCAATACATTTTTGAATAGTGATTACAGTCTTCTTTCAGGCACTTCGATGGCTGCTCCTCACATTTCCGGAATTGCTGCAATGCTAAAAGGAGTACATCCTGATTGGAGTCCTTCCGCTATTCGATCTGCCATGATGACCACTGCAAATCCCCTGGATAATACTGAAAAACCCATCAAAACCATGGATTACCTCAGAACCAGCTATGCTACATCTTTATCCATGGGAGCCGGACTTGTTGATACATATTGTTATATATCATTTAGTCAATTTCATAATGTATCAGATGTGTACAATGTTGAAATACAttgcatcattttatga